One region of Prinia subflava isolate CZ2003 ecotype Zambia chromosome 6, Cam_Psub_1.2, whole genome shotgun sequence genomic DNA includes:
- the TRAK2 gene encoding trafficking kinesin-binding protein 2 has translation MSLDPRGLESIPDGCSSEDVAEVELVSMLEEQLPDYKLRVDSLFLYENPDWIQAGARHGRLPEIASPAHEEDSFRYMILGTDNVEQKDFGEADMVKRLLAEKDRDLELAARIGQALLKRNHLLTEQNEALEEQLGQTLDRVNQLQHELSKKDDLLRIVSIASEESETDSSCSTPLRFNESFTVPHDPLQLDVLQDKLRELEEENLALRSKACHLKSETITYEEKEQQLVNDCVKELRQTNAQISRITEELSEKSEEVIRYQEEISSLLSQIVDLQHKLRENVIEKEELKLHLQASKDAQRQLTAELHELQDRNAECLGMLHESQEEVKLLRSRVSSVACLCHPQSCGAFPVDSLAAEIEGTMRKELSQGDESVLSKQKGQQKRVFDTVRVANITRGRCSSFPAPLPIPGSNRSSAVMTAKPFQSGLHHPQSHARTAPGSSSEKNLKDAHSAGQPGTPGDNDLVTALHRLSLRRQNYLSEKQFFEEEWDRKMHLLAEEKEEASGCSTPTENSFSPSTNSEFTDLSASSSNLRVLLPEKLQIVKPIEGSQTLFHWQQLARPNLGTILDPRPGVVTKGFTPLSDDTVHHISDLEEDEEEEGEGGITFQAQQSFPEEKKHALAKPVAEIFLPAVTSAAVPLTASNPGKCLSSTNSTFTFTTCRILHPSDVTQVTPSSMGAPFSLGNTGSSSGNSVVSTPAVPYRLSIGEFLTNRRDSTTISSTSSLAKLLQERGISAKVYDSPMLEKLPLQQPPRTLPIPSTPPNSPSRSPCPSPPLFEPRVHHSENFLASRPAETFLQEMYGPKPSRHTPDVGQLKMNLVDRLKRLGIARVITPPETQDQGKNQGPEGGLQRQDSAGFLNAGSNLMAGLRRNQSLPAMIGALGAPVCTLSSKMDILKED, from the exons ATGAGTTTGGATCCCAGGGGCTTGGAGAGCATCCCTG ATGGCTGCTCCAGTGAGGATGTTGCTGAGGTGGAGCTGGTGAGCATGCTGGAAGAGCAGTTGCCAGACTACAAGTTACGAGTGGACTCTCTGTTCCTGTATGAAAATCCAGACTGGATCCAGGCCGGGGCTCGCCATGGCCGGCTGCCGGAGATCGCCTCTCCAGCTCACGAGGAGGACTCCTTCCGTTACATGA TTCTTGGCACAGATAATGTGGAGCAGAAAGACTTTGGTGAAGCTGACATGGTCAAACGTCTTCTGGCTGAG AAAGATCGGGACCTGGAACTGGCAGCACGGATTGGACAAGCCCTGCTTAAGCGAAACCATCTGTTGACAGAACAGAATGAAGCATTGGAAGAACAGTTAGGACAGACTCTAGACAGA GTTAACCAGCTGCAGCACGAGCTGTCAAAGAAGGACGACCTGCTGCGCATTGTTTCCATCGCTTCTGAGGAGAGCGAGACGGATTCCAGCTGCTCCACCCCGCTGCGCTTCAACGAGTCTTTCACGGTGCCCCACGATCCGCTGCAGCTGGATGTCCTGCAGGACAAGCTccgggagctggaggaggagaaccTGGCTCTGCGATCCAAG GCTTGCCATCTGAAGTCAGAAACCATTACATAtgaagagaaggagcagcagctggtcAATGACTGTGTCAAAGAACTCC GGCAAACAAATGCTCAGATTTCCAGGATAACAGAGGAGTTGTCAGAGAAGAGTGAGGAGGTGATTCGCTACCAGGAGGAGATCTCATCCCTTTTGTCCCAGATTGTGGATCTTCAGCACAAACTCAGAGAA aATGTGATTGAGAAGGAGGAGCTGAAACTTCACTTGCAAGCCTCCAAAGATGCTCAGAGACAACTGACAGCAGAG CTCCATGAGTTGCAGGATCGGAATGCAGAGTGTCTGGGGATGTTGCACGAGTCCCAGGAGGAAGTGAAGTTGCTGCGCAGCAGAGTCAGCTCTGTCGCCTGTCTCTGCCACCCCCAGTCCTGTGGAGCATTTCCTGTG GATTCCCTTGCAGCAGAAATTGAAGGAACAATGCGGAAGGAATTGAGTCAGGGTGATGAATCTGTTCTCTCCAAGCAAAA GGGTCAGCAGAAACGAGTGTTTGACACTGTCAGGGTTGCCAATATCACCCGTGGGCGCTGCTCTTCCTTTCCTGCCCCGTTGCCAATCCCTGGGTCCAATCGCTCGAGCGCTGTTATGACGGCAAAGCCCTTCCAGTCTGGCCTGCACCACCCGCAGAGCCACGCACGGACCGCCCcggggagcagctctgagaagaatCTGAA AGACGCTCATAGTGCTGGCCAGCCGGGAACCCCTGGAGACAATGACCTggtcacagctctgcacaggctcTCCCTGCGCCGTCAGAACTACCTGAGTGAGAAGCAGTTCTTCGAGGAGGAGTGGGACCGAAAAATGCATTTGCTGGCCGAGGAGAAAGAAGAGGCCAGTGGCTGcagtacaccaacagaaaacTCCTTTTCCCCAAGTACAAACTCAGAATTCACGGATCTCTCTGCCAGCTCTAGTAATCTCCGTGTTCTCCTACCAGAGAAGTTGCAAATTGTCAAACCCATTGAAG GATCTCAGACCCTTTTTCATTGGCAGCAGCTTGCTCGACCCAACCTAGGCACCATTCTTGACCCGAGACCAGGTGTTGTTACTAAAGGCTTTACCCCTCTGTCTGATGATACTGTGCACCACATCTCTGACttggaggaagatgaggaggaggagggtgaagGAGGTATAACATTTCAAGCACAACAGTCCttcccagaggaaaagaaacatgcATTGGCAAAGCCAGTGGCAGAGATTTTCCTACCAGCTGTTACTTCAGCAGCAGTACCACTCACTG CCTCAAATCCAGGGAAGTGTCTGTCTTCAACAAACTCCACATTTACCTTCACTACCTGTAGGATCCTTCACCCATCTGATGTCACTCAAGTTACTCCCAG cTCCATGGGTGCTCCATTTTCACTGGGGAATACTGGCAGCAGTAGTGGAAACTCGGTAGTGAGCACTCCAGCCGTTCCTTACAGACTCAGTATTGGAGAATTTCTCACCAACAGAAGAGACTCAACTACTATCAGCAGCACAAGCAGCCTGGCTAAACTTTTGCAAGAACGAGGCATCTCTGCCAAGGTCTACGACAGCCCCATGTTAGAAAAACTGCCTTTGCAACAACCCCCTCGAACTCTGCCCATTCCTTCTACTCCACCAAATTCTCCTTCGCGTTCACCTTGTCCTTCCCCTCCACTCTTTGAGCCTCGAGTGCATCACTCAGAGAATTTCCTGGCTTCTCGACCAGCAGAAACGTTCCTGCAGGAAATGTACGGCCCAAAGCCCTCCCGTCACACCCCAGACGTGGGGCAGCTGAAGATGAACCTGGTGGACAGACTGAAGAGGCTGGGCATTGCCAGGGTGATCACACCCCCTGAAACACAGGACCAGGGCAAGAATCAGGGCCCAGAGGGTGGCTTGCAGAGGCAGGACTCAGCTGGGTTTTTAAATGCAGGTAGCAACTTAATGGCAGGACTGAGAAGAAACCAGAGTCTTCCAGCCATGATTGGAGCACTGGGAGCTCCGGTTTGCACACTGTCATCAAAAATGGATATACTGAAGGAAGACTGA